From Aquificota bacterium, one genomic window encodes:
- a CDS encoding prepilin-type N-terminal cleavage/methylation domain-containing protein, translating into MRNLYQATSKAVRLNSSKGFTLIELLVVIAIIAILASLAIPQYLAYQRRAKVSSYAEPIARGCMMDIVAFCIENPGANINTANLNNCRNQTVNTAGGQVTLDASAFNNQQCQPDGQSPNGNVIATLSGVPDYQARCSYVGGQQQAGGESVRCTVEARQQ; encoded by the coding sequence ATGAGAAACCTTTACCAAGCCACAAGCAAAGCCGTAAGGCTCAACAGCTCAAAGGGTTTTACCCTCATTGAGCTCCTTGTAGTCATAGCCATCATAGCCATATTGGCATCCTTGGCCATACCGCAGTATCTTGCCTACCAAAGGAGGGCAAAGGTAAGCTCTTACGCAGAGCCGATAGCAAGGGGTTGTATGATGGATATAGTAGCATTTTGTATTGAGAATCCTGGTGCAAATATAAATACTGCAAATCTTAACAACTGCAGAAACCAAACAGTTAATACTGCAGGTGGACAGGTAACTCTGGACGCAAGTGCTTTTAATAATCAACAATGCCAACCGGATGGACAATCACCTAATGGAAACGTAATTGCTACACTTAGCGGAGTGCCTGACTACCAGGCTAGGTGTTCCTATGTAGGTGGTCAACAACAAGCTGGTGGTGAAAGCGTTAGGTGTACTGTAGAGGCAAGACAACAATAA
- a CDS encoding pilus assembly protein, which yields MKRFIYAFLLVLLISFSHAQVIREMKFENVKLETVLKALSEVSQMNLVFDPAISQDLQKTVSVAIYKPVPVGEAFNIILKENNLIAVPVDKKVYRITKAGSISVSVVGLDEREVNEVINFLKARVSPSAEIVWDKTLKTIYVRDEEANIKKLEPVLKDYRRLAQALVPREEIQTKVFYLKFIDLDEAEKRIKPHTSQDTLITKAYDFNALVIRDTPKRLEEYEKILKPFLTTTPSERRPVTKIFYLKYVSPEEFIKMIEPYRSEAGQVLSGGALVEKERVDEVRTEVAGKTTREEVREKPAGPVPVIREFNAVMITDYPDVIQRIKEIFKEYISDTPVRISIEARIVEISSEALRELGINWNALLSQARVPQFWQGGASANMGLPPNTAGSPLLVPGLSPNPGGLFVFTYQKGMLNALNLRISALERINKARSIAKPMVVAINGQKAIIKQGIQVPYLTASPGPGATAVQNVQFKDVVLELDVTPIVSPDGRILIDLTLRRDTVGIQTPQGPAINTREVKTKIVVESGQTAVLGGIIDSQDSQTNEGLPGLVRVPILKYLFGQEKINIADRELLIFITPTLLTQ from the coding sequence ATGAAAAGGTTTATCTATGCCTTTTTACTGGTGCTACTTATTAGCTTCTCCCATGCTCAGGTTATAAGGGAGATGAAGTTTGAAAATGTAAAACTGGAAACGGTGCTAAAGGCTTTATCAGAAGTTTCTCAGATGAACCTTGTCTTTGACCCCGCCATTTCACAAGACCTTCAGAAAACGGTAAGCGTAGCCATATATAAGCCTGTGCCTGTTGGGGAAGCTTTTAACATTATTTTGAAGGAAAATAACCTTATAGCCGTACCGGTAGATAAGAAGGTTTATCGTATCACGAAAGCTGGAAGCATAAGTGTAAGCGTGGTTGGACTGGATGAAAGAGAAGTAAATGAGGTTATAAACTTTTTAAAGGCAAGGGTAAGCCCCTCTGCGGAGATAGTATGGGATAAAACTCTAAAAACCATATATGTGAGAGATGAGGAAGCAAATATAAAAAAGCTTGAGCCTGTTTTAAAGGATTATAGAAGATTGGCGCAAGCCTTAGTACCAAGGGAGGAAATACAAACCAAGGTTTTTTATTTAAAGTTTATAGACTTGGATGAGGCAGAGAAAAGGATAAAACCTCATACATCTCAAGACACACTCATAACAAAAGCCTACGACTTTAACGCCTTGGTTATAAGGGATACACCCAAGAGATTGGAGGAGTATGAAAAGATCCTAAAGCCCTTTTTAACTACCACACCTTCAGAAAGAAGGCCTGTCACAAAGATCTTTTACCTTAAGTATGTAAGCCCGGAAGAGTTTATCAAGATGATAGAGCCTTATAGGTCCGAGGCTGGGCAAGTTTTGAGTGGTGGAGCTTTGGTAGAAAAGGAAAGAGTGGATGAAGTAAGAACAGAAGTTGCTGGTAAGACTACCAGAGAAGAAGTAAGAGAAAAGCCTGCCGGCCCTGTGCCTGTAATAAGGGAATTTAACGCTGTAATGATAACAGATTATCCGGATGTAATACAAAGAATAAAAGAGATTTTTAAAGAATATATTAGTGATACGCCTGTGAGAATATCCATAGAAGCCCGTATTGTGGAGATATCTTCTGAGGCTTTGAGAGAACTGGGTATAAATTGGAATGCTCTTTTATCTCAAGCAAGAGTTCCACAGTTTTGGCAAGGTGGTGCAAGTGCTAATATGGGCCTGCCACCAAACACTGCAGGATCGCCCCTTTTAGTGCCTGGTCTTTCTCCAAACCCCGGTGGTCTTTTTGTGTTTACTTATCAAAAGGGTATGTTAAACGCCCTAAACCTTAGGATTTCTGCCCTTGAAAGGATAAACAAGGCAAGAAGCATAGCAAAGCCCATGGTGGTTGCTATAAACGGGCAAAAGGCTATTATAAAACAAGGTATACAAGTGCCATATTTGACAGCATCACCTGGACCTGGTGCTACAGCCGTTCAAAATGTACAGTTTAAAGATGTAGTTTTGGAGCTTGACGTTACTCCAATAGTGTCTCCAGACGGAAGGATTTTAATAGATTTAACATTGAGGAGAGATACGGTTGGTATTCAAACACCACAAGGACCTGCTATAAATACAAGGGAGGTAAAAACAAAAATAGTAGTAGAAAGCGGTCAAACTGCTGTGCTTGGTGGCATAATAGATAGTCAAGATAGTCAAACCAATGAAGGCCTGCCGGGCCTTGTAAGAGTACCAATTCTCAAATACCTCTTTGGCCAAGAAAAGATAAACATAGCTGATAGGGAACTTTTGATATTTATAACGCCCACTCTGCTAACCCAATGA
- the pilM gene encoding pilus assembly protein PilM, translating to MKVPTLKLPQFKLPHLSLGNAAKKSSIAIHYTNSKIRILGLKRDKSLLFEPLEASYKDDKAQALRDMVERYNIKGQEVIACLSVNEGLMKFYTYPSALSKKDLQNSIEWTIKRELLALKEEAYYDYYVLDSFPDPKKVGVIAVIARKETVENVKKLIESAGLKLKVLDYEVVAIINYGLYHKLPLPFSILHVDYDYSILVNYSTSSISYYVDQWSLAEYLENKNEETFESFISGIVNFVVINDITSLYIAGPVLLYEDITTRIMENVPIFGLLDLEGIPSSFFIPYSLCIRGLEE from the coding sequence ATGAAAGTGCCAACTCTTAAACTACCACAGTTTAAGCTTCCTCACCTTTCTCTGGGAAATGCAGCAAAGAAAAGTAGCATAGCCATACACTATACAAATAGTAAAATAAGGATATTGGGACTAAAAAGAGATAAAAGCTTGCTTTTTGAACCTTTAGAGGCTTCCTATAAGGATGATAAAGCGCAGGCCTTAAGAGATATGGTAGAAAGGTATAACATAAAGGGTCAAGAGGTTATAGCATGCTTATCTGTTAATGAAGGACTTATGAAGTTTTATACTTATCCATCTGCTCTTAGCAAAAAGGATCTCCAAAACTCCATAGAGTGGACAATAAAAAGGGAACTTCTTGCTTTAAAAGAGGAGGCATATTACGACTACTATGTGCTTGATTCATTCCCAGACCCTAAAAAAGTAGGCGTGATTGCGGTAATTGCTCGCAAAGAAACAGTAGAAAACGTAAAAAAATTGATTGAATCTGCAGGATTAAAATTAAAAGTTCTTGATTATGAAGTGGTAGCCATAATAAATTATGGCCTATATCATAAGCTTCCTTTGCCCTTTTCTATTTTACACGTAGATTATGACTATTCTATACTGGTTAACTATTCCACATCAAGCATAAGTTATTATGTAGACCAATGGAGCCTTGCAGAATACTTAGAGAATAAAAATGAAGAAACCTTTGAATCTTTTATTTCTGGAATAGTAAACTTTGTAGTTATTAATGACATAACAAGCCTCTATATAGCCGGACCTGTTTTGCTATACGAAGACATTACCACACGTATAATGGAAAATGTGCCTATTTTTGGCTTGCTTGATTTAGAAGGCATACCATCCAGCTTCTTCATACCATATAGCCTCTGTATAAGGGGGTTAGAGGAATGA
- a CDS encoding DUF167 domain-containing protein, whose product MIIKVRAKPKSKVEYVKEVEKGLYEVAVKEAPEDGKANNRIAELLAQHFGVSKSKVRLLRGASGKLKLFEIEVL is encoded by the coding sequence ATGATAATCAAAGTAAGGGCCAAGCCAAAATCAAAGGTGGAGTATGTGAAAGAAGTAGAAAAAGGTCTTTATGAAGTGGCGGTAAAGGAAGCACCGGAGGACGGGAAAGCAAACAACAGAATAGCAGAGCTATTAGCACAACATTTTGGGGTTTCTAAATCTAAGGTAAGGCTCCTAAGGGGTGCATCTGGAAAGTTAAAGCTGTTTGAGATTGAAGTGCTATAA
- the epmA gene encoding elongation factor P--(R)-beta-lysine ligase: protein MLLEWSSFIQKVRNFFKEKGYLEVYTPILLPFPNIDLNVEPIEVNVKECGREKKMWLQTSPEPSMKKMLSKYKKDIFQIAKVFRNDECGRLHKVEFTMLEWYKVGVDYNYLIKEIGELLSFLGISQDYLTTRLEHAFEEYAGVILSEDEEIFKNNLIAYGYEFDDKEDWESLFFRIYIDVERYLGKEKPEFITHFPKRLSAYAKVRDGYAERFELYIKGVEIANGWTEEENKEEIRRRMDEYRRGRDLPMDEELLKVYEDFPPCAGCSIGLERLFMVYMGLESLEGLYF, encoded by the coding sequence ATGCTGTTAGAATGGTCCAGTTTTATTCAAAAGGTCAGGAATTTTTTCAAAGAAAAAGGCTATCTTGAAGTTTATACCCCCATACTCCTCCCCTTTCCAAACATAGACCTAAACGTAGAGCCTATAGAGGTAAATGTAAAAGAGTGTGGAAGAGAAAAGAAAATGTGGCTTCAGACTTCTCCAGAGCCTTCCATGAAAAAGATGCTTTCAAAGTACAAAAAAGACATCTTCCAGATTGCCAAAGTCTTTAGGAACGACGAGTGTGGAAGATTACATAAGGTAGAGTTTACCATGCTTGAGTGGTACAAGGTAGGTGTGGATTACAACTATCTAATAAAAGAAATAGGAGAACTTCTTTCCTTTTTGGGTATTTCACAGGACTACCTTACAACAAGGCTTGAACATGCCTTTGAAGAATATGCAGGAGTTATACTTTCCGAGGATGAAGAGATATTTAAGAACAATCTTATCGCCTACGGCTACGAGTTTGATGACAAGGAAGACTGGGAGAGTCTATTTTTTAGAATTTACATAGATGTAGAAAGATATCTTGGAAAAGAAAAGCCAGAGTTTATAACACACTTTCCAAAAAGGCTAAGCGCTTATGCCAAAGTAAGGGATGGCTACGCAGAGAGGTTTGAACTTTATATAAAAGGTGTGGAGATAGCCAACGGCTGGACAGAAGAGGAAAACAAGGAAGAGATAAGGCGTAGGATGGATGAATACAGAAGAGGAAGGGACCTACCTATGGATGAGGAGCTTCTTAAGGTTTATGAAGATTTTCCTCCCTGTGCTGGCTGTTCTATAGGCCTTGAAAGGCTATTTATGGTTTATATGGGCTTGGAAAGTTTAGAAGGTTTATACTTTTAA